From Zingiber officinale cultivar Zhangliang chromosome 5B, Zo_v1.1, whole genome shotgun sequence, the proteins below share one genomic window:
- the LOC121987699 gene encoding NAC domain-containing protein 87-like, with product MIMGESINLPPGFRFHPKDEEIILHYLIPRIVNLSFTSTAMGDVDLNKCEPWQLRSKAKMQGEKEMYFFFQKDRKYPTGMRTNRATESGYWKATGKDKEIFKAKTTTLIGMKKTLVFYKGRAPRGEKTNWVMHEFRLEGQHLLPNLPRSSKDEWVVCRVMNKNVGLKRLINSPPAGDDLVDGTLPPLIESNLNYDHQHQNNVAMNPFWGSQSAPSLQTLNYSNIYSSVGTASLGAYLLQDGTLLGSSASMMECKLENPSLEKGLSTDRNIDISSVMPMKNYDDDFDEAWTSTYGF from the exons ATGATCATGGGAGAGAGCATAAATTTGCCTCCTGGTTTCAGGTTCCACCCCAAAGACGAGGAGATCATCCTTCACTACCTCATCCCCAGGATCGTCAACCTCAGCTTCACCTCGACGGCCATGGGAGATGTGGACTTGAACAAGTGCGAACCATGGCAACTTCGAA GCAAGGCGAAGATGCAAGGGGAGAAGGAGATGTACTTCTTCTTCCAAAAGGACAGGAAGTACCCGACAGGGATGAGGACCAACAGGGCCACCGAGTCTGGCTACTGGAAAGCCACCGGTAAAGACAAGGAGATCTTTAAGGCCAAAACCACCACCCTCATCGGCATGAAGAAAACCCTTGTGTTCTACAAGGGaagagctccccggggtgaaaaGACCAATTGGGTGATGCATGAATTCAGGCTCGAAGGCCAGCATCTCCTCCCCAATCTCCCAAGATCTTCCAAG GATGAATGGGTAGTATGCAGGGTTATGAACAAGAACGTAGGGCTGAAGAGACTGATCAATAGTCCACCAGCAGGAGATGATCTCGTTGATGGCACCTTGCCTCCATTGATCGAGTCAAACCTAAATTATGATCATCAACACCAGAACAACGTCGCCATGAATCCATTTTGGGGTTCGCAATCAGCTCCTTCTCTTCAAACCCTAAACTACAGCAACATCTATAGCTCAGTGGGGACGGCGAGCTTGGGAGCTTACCTCCTCCAAGATGGGACATTGCTGGGATCATCTGCGAGCATGATGGAGTGCAAGTTAGAGAATCCGTCGCTCGAGAAAGGATTGAGCACCGATCGTAACATCGATATCTCTTCTGTAATGCCGATGAAGAACTATGACGACGACTTTGATGAGGCATGGACAAGTACTTACGGATTTTGA